One part of the Flavobacterium johnsoniae UW101 genome encodes these proteins:
- a CDS encoding response regulator, giving the protein MQKNALNILLADDDEDDRLFFKDAFEEIKIQTNVEFVHDGMQLMDHLMNSDNKLPDILFLDLNMPKKTGKECLIEIKKTEHLKNIIIAIYSTSSSEEDIEDTFIQGANIYIKKPSDFNTLKKIINEVVTVNWHYHTSGLNRDNFLLRLK; this is encoded by the coding sequence ATGCAAAAAAACGCATTAAATATATTACTGGCTGATGATGATGAAGATGATCGTCTTTTTTTTAAGGATGCTTTTGAAGAAATCAAAATACAAACCAACGTAGAATTTGTTCACGACGGAATGCAGTTAATGGATCATTTAATGAATTCCGATAATAAACTGCCGGATATTTTGTTTCTGGATTTAAATATGCCTAAGAAAACCGGTAAAGAATGTTTAATTGAAATAAAAAAAACGGAGCATCTTAAAAATATAATTATTGCAATCTACTCTACTTCTTCATCTGAAGAAGATATTGAAGACACCTTTATTCAGGGAGCTAATATTTATATCAAAAAGCCAAGCGATTTTAATACGCTAAAAAAAATAATTAATGAAGTCGTAACCGTAAACTGGCACTATCATACCTCTGGGTTAAACCGTGATAATTTCTTGCTCCGACTAAAATAA
- a CDS encoding helix-turn-helix domain-containing protein: MKLFIKFDINTICSLYLKQNLEQNNINFTSLGFGEIEIDDNIDAEALETLKNNLSPCGFEIVENQKSVLVQKIKDAIIELVFMEDSNNYKSSVFLAEKLNHSYGYLSNVFSEVTYSSIENFIILQKIERAKQLIIINEMSLTEIAFLLNYSSVAHLSTQFKNTTGITPSAFQRIIKKRRENLK; this comes from the coding sequence ATGAAACTATTTATAAAGTTTGACATTAACACCATTTGCTCACTTTATCTAAAACAAAATCTGGAACAAAATAATATAAATTTTACCAGTCTGGGTTTTGGAGAAATTGAAATTGATGATAATATTGATGCTGAAGCACTCGAAACTTTAAAAAATAATCTAAGTCCCTGTGGATTTGAAATAGTTGAAAATCAGAAAAGTGTATTAGTTCAAAAAATAAAAGACGCCATAATCGAACTTGTTTTTATGGAAGACAGCAACAATTATAAAAGTTCTGTATTTCTTGCCGAAAAACTAAACCATAGTTATGGTTATTTATCGAATGTGTTTTCAGAAGTTACCTATTCTTCCATCGAAAATTTCATCATTTTACAGAAAATTGAGAGAGCAAAACAGTTAATTATTATCAACGAAATGAGTTTAACTGAAATCGCATTCTTACTAAATTATTCTAGTGTTGCACATTTAAGCACACAATTTAAAAATACGACCGGAATCACGCCGTCGGCATTTCAAAGAATAATTAAGAAACGCAGAGAGAATCTAAAATAA
- a CDS encoding CsbD family protein, whose amino-acid sequence MNTTEIKGNWNELKGKLKQKYAELTDDDLMFAEGKEDEMYGRLQQKLGKTKEEFHQILSDL is encoded by the coding sequence ATGAATACTACAGAGATAAAAGGAAACTGGAATGAGTTAAAAGGAAAACTTAAGCAAAAATATGCTGAACTGACAGATGATGATTTAATGTTTGCTGAAGGAAAAGAAGACGAAATGTACGGAAGACTTCAGCAAAAACTGGGAAAAACGAAAGAGGAATTTCATCAGATTCTATCAGATTTGTAG
- a CDS encoding Dps family protein: MTPNIGISPANLKKSSAILATILSNEMTLYVKTRKFHWNISGNSFMELHKLFEDQYRILEANIDEVAERISQLGEKTIGTMKEFIENSTLKESPKEYASQKHMLEELLKNHEQLVTEFRDYIPVFENETNDAGSADFVTGLLQEHEKMAWVLRRYQV, translated from the coding sequence ATGACTCCAAATATCGGAATATCTCCCGCCAACTTAAAAAAGAGCTCTGCCATATTAGCCACTATTTTATCTAACGAAATGACACTTTATGTAAAAACGAGAAAGTTTCACTGGAATATTTCCGGAAACAGCTTTATGGAATTACATAAATTGTTTGAAGATCAATACCGAATTTTAGAAGCAAATATTGATGAAGTTGCCGAAAGAATCAGCCAGCTTGGCGAAAAAACTATTGGAACAATGAAAGAGTTTATCGAAAATTCGACTCTTAAGGAATCTCCAAAAGAATATGCATCACAAAAACATATGCTGGAAGAACTTTTAAAAAACCACGAGCAGCTGGTTACTGAATTTAGAGACTATATTCCGGTTTTTGAAAATGAAACAAACGATGCAGGTTCTGCTGATTTTGTTACGGGTTTATTACAGGAACACGAAAAAATGGCATGGGTTTTACGCCGTTATCAGGTATAA